A single genomic interval of Gemmatimonas sp. harbors:
- a CDS encoding ABC transporter ATP-binding protein: protein MIGATIVLRDLSLIYETSRIRTSAVTNLTLTIAAGDYCAVIGESGSGKSSLLGVLALLQRPTYGSYDLDGRDCLTLTARERAQMRATAIGLVYQSSNLVPELTLLDNVALPMRYARVNKEERVARAAAALESVGLGHRLSHFPDEVSGGQQQRAAIARTIAQKPRLLLADEPTGNLDSESGAEVMRLLGELNAEGTTVVLVTHSEEYAQRARKRVLMRDGAAVQIGE from the coding sequence ATGATCGGAGCTACCATAGTCCTTCGTGATCTTTCATTGATATATGAGACATCGCGGATTCGTACGTCCGCAGTGACGAACCTTACTCTGACAATTGCGGCCGGCGATTATTGTGCGGTGATAGGGGAATCGGGCTCCGGCAAATCTTCGCTACTTGGAGTGTTGGCGCTATTGCAGCGACCCACTTACGGCTCTTACGATCTTGACGGGAGAGATTGCTTGACGCTGACAGCTCGTGAGCGCGCACAAATGCGTGCGACGGCCATTGGTTTAGTATATCAGAGCAGTAACTTGGTGCCAGAGTTGACCTTGCTCGACAATGTTGCCTTGCCAATGCGCTACGCCCGAGTCAATAAAGAGGAGAGAGTCGCACGTGCTGCCGCGGCATTGGAGTCGGTGGGACTCGGCCATCGACTCAGTCACTTTCCAGATGAAGTGTCGGGCGGACAACAGCAGAGAGCGGCGATTGCTCGTACTATTGCGCAGAAGCCCCGCTTGCTGCTTGCAGATGAACCCACGGGTAATTTGGACTCCGAGAGCGGAGCAGAAGTCATGCGGCTTCTTGGGGAGCTGAACGCGGAGGGAACGACTGTGGTGCTGGTAACGCACTCTGAGGAGTATGCGCAGCGAGC